A section of the Gloeobacter violaceus PCC 7421 genome encodes:
- a CDS encoding efflux RND transporter periplasmic adaptor subunit — MRSYRIFLAAALAAVALTACGTAEADKQTKEAAAAADTAQADKTALQSSGERAIELSPEAVRNQAIQVATVSRRRVSERKVFPASVEEAATRSGTVSMPVGSRVQQINVDIGDSVRKGQVLAVLTSSELGGAKADLLSAKASLLASQARLIAAKRQSDRETYLAGRGISSQREQQEAQAQLASAQSEFAGAQSAIEAAKARLLAFGLTEEEINRLQRGNDITPRLSARSSVNGQVILRKARVGQVVQPGEALFTISDLSEVWVVLKVFQSELGRLHVGDSVRFTVRGLGNTEVQGRVVRIGEALDPQTRAADVRVVIPNRDRKLKPGMLVQAEVDLGGSSREVLAVPDKALYDVGGRQVVFLRESTTRFMPREVQLGTRVGEYVEVIGGLKPGDAVVVEGGFVLKSEMLKS, encoded by the coding sequence TTGAGAAGCTATCGGATTTTCCTTGCCGCCGCCCTGGCTGCGGTTGCGCTCACCGCCTGCGGTACAGCGGAGGCGGATAAGCAGACCAAGGAGGCTGCGGCCGCCGCCGATACCGCCCAGGCAGACAAGACGGCCCTCCAAAGCTCAGGCGAGCGAGCTATCGAGCTGTCGCCCGAGGCAGTGCGCAACCAGGCGATTCAGGTGGCCACCGTCAGCCGCAGGCGCGTCTCCGAGCGCAAGGTCTTTCCAGCCTCCGTCGAGGAGGCGGCTACCCGCTCCGGTACCGTCTCGATGCCGGTCGGTTCGCGCGTGCAGCAAATCAACGTCGACATCGGCGATTCGGTGCGCAAGGGACAGGTGCTCGCAGTGCTCACCAGCAGCGAACTGGGCGGTGCCAAGGCCGACTTGCTCTCGGCAAAAGCCAGTCTGCTCGCTTCCCAGGCGCGGCTGATCGCCGCCAAGCGCCAGAGTGACCGCGAGACCTACCTGGCCGGACGGGGCATCAGCTCCCAAAGGGAACAGCAGGAAGCCCAGGCCCAACTGGCGAGCGCCCAATCGGAGTTTGCGGGCGCCCAATCGGCAATCGAGGCCGCGAAGGCGCGGCTTCTCGCTTTTGGCCTCACCGAAGAAGAAATCAACCGCCTGCAGCGCGGCAACGACATCACCCCGCGCCTTTCGGCGAGAAGTTCGGTCAACGGCCAGGTTATCCTGCGCAAGGCCCGCGTCGGCCAGGTGGTCCAACCGGGCGAAGCGCTTTTTACCATCTCCGATCTTTCGGAAGTCTGGGTGGTGCTCAAGGTCTTCCAGTCGGAACTGGGCCGCCTGCACGTGGGCGACAGCGTCCGCTTCACCGTGCGCGGCCTCGGCAATACCGAGGTCCAGGGGCGGGTGGTGCGCATCGGCGAGGCGCTCGACCCCCAGACCCGCGCCGCCGATGTGCGCGTGGTCATCCCCAACCGCGATCGCAAGCTCAAGCCCGGTATGCTCGTGCAGGCCGAAGTCGACCTGGGCGGCTCCAGCCGCGAGGTACTGGCCGTCCCGGATAAGGCCCTCTACGACGTGGGCGGCAGGCAAGTGGTTTTCCTGCGCGAATCGACGACGCGCTTTATGCCCCGCGAGGTGCAGCTGGGCACGCGCGTCGGCGAATACGTCGAGGTGATCGGCGGCCTCAAGCCCGGCGATGCGGTCGTCGTCGAAGGCGGCTTCGTCCTCAAATCCGAAATGCTCAAATCCTGA
- a CDS encoding YciI family protein: MGRALFVKIERGVVPKEIFDRSVSAHIEYVRALRSEGRRVETGYWAERGGGMMIFEADSLEEARAIVAGDPLVRDGCVEFELHQWCCVTADT, from the coding sequence ATGGGTAGAGCGTTGTTTGTCAAAATCGAGCGCGGTGTGGTCCCCAAGGAAATTTTCGACCGCTCTGTGTCCGCCCATATCGAATACGTGCGCGCCCTGCGCTCAGAAGGGCGGCGGGTCGAGACGGGCTACTGGGCCGAGCGCGGCGGCGGCATGATGATCTTCGAGGCCGATTCGCTGGAGGAAGCCCGGGCAATCGTGGCGGGCGACCCGCTGGTGCGCGACGGCTGCGTCGAATTCGAGTTGCACCAGTGGTGCTGTGTGACCGCCGACACCTGA
- a CDS encoding NAD-dependent epimerase/dehydratase family protein yields MRSLITGASGFIGKRLALRLLGEGRGVIYLGRRPVAELDRQGAKFVQGDIADKAAVDRAMTGVQRVFHLAAWFEFGIDDPEKMERINVGGTRNVLVSALEHGMERVVYSSTTGIYHPTQGVVDERSPVSAAPVTHYTRTKVAAHAAAVELYSRGCPVVVALPGYVYGPDSDGPFGGSLRQLLAGQIPALVGAEQRSSYVHVDDVVEGLLLAEQHGTLGETYILAGEVMSFREWYRLVAEVSGTPVPSLELPPWLLYPVAAVSEWLGKLGGRPSIVSREVLDYLQGDMTASGARAAKELGWQSRPLRPAIAETIRWYQEHPAG; encoded by the coding sequence ATGCGGAGCTTGATTACCGGTGCTTCGGGATTTATCGGCAAACGGCTCGCGCTTCGCCTGCTGGGCGAAGGACGCGGGGTGATCTACCTGGGCCGCCGTCCCGTCGCTGAACTCGACCGGCAGGGTGCCAAGTTTGTGCAGGGCGATATTGCCGACAAAGCCGCCGTCGATAGGGCAATGACCGGGGTGCAACGGGTGTTTCACCTGGCGGCCTGGTTTGAATTCGGCATCGACGACCCTGAGAAGATGGAGCGCATCAACGTCGGGGGCACGCGCAACGTGCTGGTATCCGCCCTGGAGCATGGTATGGAGCGGGTGGTGTATTCAAGCACCACGGGTATATACCACCCGACCCAAGGGGTCGTCGATGAACGCTCGCCTGTGAGCGCTGCACCCGTCACCCATTACACCCGCACCAAGGTGGCGGCCCACGCTGCGGCGGTCGAGTTATATTCTCGGGGTTGTCCGGTGGTGGTTGCCCTGCCGGGTTATGTCTATGGCCCCGACAGCGACGGTCCCTTCGGCGGCAGCCTCCGGCAACTTCTGGCCGGCCAGATCCCGGCTCTGGTGGGGGCCGAGCAGCGCTCCAGCTACGTCCACGTCGACGACGTGGTCGAAGGACTGTTGCTTGCCGAGCAACACGGCACCCTCGGGGAGACGTATATCCTGGCGGGCGAGGTGATGAGCTTTCGCGAGTGGTACCGCCTGGTGGCCGAGGTGAGCGGCACGCCGGTCCCGAGCCTGGAACTGCCGCCCTGGCTGCTCTACCCGGTGGCGGCGGTCTCGGAGTGGCTGGGCAAACTGGGTGGGCGGCCTTCGATCGTCTCGCGCGAGGTGCTCGATTATCTGCAGGGCGACATGACCGCCTCGGGAGCCAGGGCCGCAAAAGAACTGGGCTGGCAATCGCGGCCTTTGCGTCCGGCGATAGCCGAAACCATCCGCTGGTACCAGGAGCACCCGGCGGGATGA
- the mnmE gene encoding tRNA uridine-5-carboxymethylaminomethyl(34) synthesis GTPase MnmE: MSDTICAIATAIVPQQGSVGIVRLSGSEALALAKRVFRLRGKQAFESHRIHYGHFLDADGGILDECLVLYMQAPRSFTREDVVEFHCHGGIAVIQQILRRCVELGARLARPGEFTLRAFLNGRIDLTEAEAVAELVSARSPEAARLAVGGLAGKLAGEVRQLRSGCLDLLAELEARLDFEDDLPPLDTGAVRANIGQSLAHARRLMATSTRGELLRTGLKVAIVGRPNVGKSSLLNAWSRTDRAIVTDLPGTTRDVVESMLNVQGIPVQVLDTAGIREATDTVERIGIERSHAAAREADLVLLVIDRTEGWTCADSDIFAQVRERPVIVVVNKSDLEGPPVYTPSRGVLATVPTAAPVGDGIDALEGAILAALGQEAFSVADGDFAVNERQYEALVRAEVALVRVVETVEAALPIDFWTIDLRAAAHALGEVTGESVTEAVLERIFSKFCIGK; encoded by the coding sequence TTGTCCGACACCATCTGCGCCATCGCCACCGCCATCGTCCCCCAGCAAGGCAGCGTCGGGATCGTGCGTTTGTCGGGCAGTGAGGCGCTCGCCCTCGCCAAACGGGTCTTTCGATTGCGCGGCAAACAAGCTTTCGAGAGCCACCGCATCCACTACGGCCACTTTCTGGACGCCGATGGCGGCATTCTCGACGAGTGCCTGGTGCTATATATGCAAGCGCCGCGCTCCTTCACCCGCGAGGATGTGGTTGAATTTCACTGCCACGGCGGGATCGCTGTCATCCAGCAGATTTTGCGCCGCTGCGTCGAACTGGGAGCGCGTCTGGCCCGGCCCGGCGAATTTACCCTGCGGGCCTTTTTGAACGGCCGCATCGACCTTACCGAAGCGGAGGCGGTGGCGGAACTGGTCTCGGCCCGCTCGCCGGAGGCGGCCCGGCTCGCGGTTGGGGGACTGGCGGGCAAACTGGCGGGTGAAGTGCGCCAACTGCGATCCGGTTGCCTTGACTTGCTGGCTGAACTGGAAGCTCGGCTGGATTTTGAAGACGACCTTCCGCCGCTCGATACCGGGGCGGTGCGCGCCAATATCGGCCAGAGCCTCGCACATGCCCGGAGGCTGATGGCCACCAGCACCCGGGGCGAACTGCTGCGCACGGGCCTCAAAGTCGCCATCGTCGGGAGACCCAACGTCGGCAAATCGAGCTTGCTCAACGCCTGGAGCCGCACCGACCGGGCGATTGTGACCGATTTACCCGGCACCACCCGCGACGTGGTCGAATCGATGCTGAATGTCCAGGGCATTCCGGTGCAGGTGCTCGATACGGCCGGTATCCGCGAGGCCACCGACACCGTCGAGCGCATCGGCATCGAGCGCTCCCACGCCGCCGCCCGGGAGGCGGATCTGGTGCTGCTGGTCATCGATCGCACCGAGGGATGGACCTGTGCCGACAGCGACATTTTTGCCCAGGTGCGCGAGCGACCGGTGATCGTCGTCGTCAACAAATCGGATTTAGAGGGTCCGCCGGTCTACACCCCGTCGCGGGGGGTGCTGGCGACAGTGCCCACCGCCGCTCCCGTGGGCGACGGGATCGACGCGCTCGAAGGGGCGATCCTGGCTGCTTTGGGCCAAGAAGCATTTTCTGTGGCCGACGGCGATTTTGCCGTCAACGAGCGGCAGTATGAAGCGCTCGTGCGCGCCGAAGTGGCCCTGGTGCGGGTGGTGGAGACCGTGGAGGCGGCTCTGCCCATTGACTTTTGGACCATCGATCTGCGCGCCGCCGCCCATGCCCTCGGCGAAGTGACCGGCGAATCGGTCACCGAGGCGGTGCTTGAGCGCATCTTCAGCAAATTCTGCATCGGCAAGTAA
- a CDS encoding DUF6930 domain-containing protein gives MSVLNPSTLRRLQKLPQIATAWEGDRRVLASVSIAELDRPPELIVWADASEGTVRATELVSAEAGSEALVRCLLQAMEQPHSQFPPGRPQKVVVRDRQAQLFLRGALQDLEIVVDYAPQLPLLDDVYESLQKYVTARQPQLPNGFEQPLQRAARALWQEAPWELLADHQILRVELEGWETPVLHVSLLGLLGQEYGVLMYRSLESLRRFRSRLGGRLSAQQRQEAYLQQDCLFMTYEQAAEADEEDEPVELTSLPSAEITPSFGQLHPLEGARAFLGEEEAQTVLLTLEALQRFFRLRRRDLARRDFPALSGRYRIPMVQGGEVTVKVSTQPQLAEELYQMAGSAEVEEVEADGPVLSDDLLPEGAIYSLGMLPWKVVEFLVNAPANPPAARRTRADGLPTILVQTSRPKARLLIEALRRGGGPTGFGFNPGMDLLTRTRYELAVLRTGDGQLHLFGEFEQDDPQHLRARRQWNERCRKTGGRCGLVIAQGVTGAARGNPDMKDLLALFEVQTLSPDELGLGVLNLMPDLG, from the coding sequence ATGAGTGTCCTGAATCCCTCAACCCTTCGCAGACTCCAGAAGCTGCCGCAAATCGCCACCGCCTGGGAAGGGGACCGGCGGGTGCTTGCTTCGGTCTCGATTGCCGAACTGGATCGGCCCCCGGAACTGATCGTCTGGGCCGACGCTTCCGAAGGAACGGTGCGGGCGACCGAACTGGTGAGCGCCGAAGCTGGCAGTGAAGCGCTCGTGCGCTGTTTGCTGCAGGCGATGGAGCAGCCCCATTCGCAGTTTCCCCCCGGGCGGCCCCAGAAGGTGGTGGTGCGCGACCGGCAGGCGCAATTATTCTTGCGCGGCGCACTGCAGGATCTCGAGATTGTCGTCGACTATGCGCCACAGCTGCCTTTGCTCGACGATGTCTACGAGAGCCTGCAAAAATATGTCACCGCCCGCCAACCGCAACTGCCCAACGGCTTCGAGCAGCCCCTGCAGCGCGCCGCCCGGGCTCTGTGGCAGGAAGCCCCGTGGGAATTGCTCGCCGATCACCAGATTTTGCGCGTCGAGCTCGAAGGCTGGGAGACCCCGGTGCTGCACGTATCGCTGCTGGGGCTGCTCGGTCAGGAGTACGGCGTGCTGATGTACCGATCGCTCGAATCGTTACGGCGCTTTCGCTCGCGCCTGGGCGGTCGGCTGAGCGCCCAGCAGCGGCAGGAGGCCTACCTGCAGCAGGATTGTTTGTTTATGACCTACGAGCAGGCGGCAGAAGCAGACGAGGAGGACGAACCGGTCGAATTGACGTCGCTGCCGTCGGCAGAAATTACTCCCAGCTTTGGACAACTGCACCCTCTGGAGGGAGCGCGCGCCTTTCTCGGCGAGGAGGAAGCCCAGACGGTATTGCTCACCCTCGAAGCGCTACAACGCTTCTTTCGGTTGCGCCGCCGCGATCTGGCCCGCCGCGATTTTCCGGCGCTGTCCGGCCGCTACCGCATCCCCATGGTGCAGGGGGGCGAGGTGACCGTCAAAGTCTCCACCCAGCCGCAGCTGGCGGAGGAACTCTACCAAATGGCGGGCTCCGCCGAGGTCGAGGAGGTCGAAGCCGATGGACCGGTCCTCAGCGACGACCTGCTGCCGGAGGGGGCTATCTACAGTCTGGGGATGCTGCCCTGGAAGGTGGTCGAGTTTCTGGTCAACGCCCCGGCCAATCCGCCTGCGGCCCGCCGTACCCGCGCCGACGGGCTGCCGACGATCCTGGTGCAGACCAGCCGTCCAAAGGCCCGCCTGCTCATCGAAGCGCTGCGCCGGGGAGGGGGGCCGACCGGCTTCGGGTTCAATCCGGGGATGGACCTGCTCACCCGCACCCGCTACGAACTGGCCGTGCTGCGCACCGGCGACGGGCAGCTGCACCTGTTTGGCGAATTCGAGCAGGACGATCCCCAGCACCTGCGCGCCCGCCGCCAGTGGAACGAGCGCTGCCGCAAAACCGGCGGACGCTGCGGCCTGGTGATCGCCCAGGGGGTGACCGGGGCCGCTCGGGGCAACCCGGATATGAAGGATTTGCTCGCCCTGTTCGAGGTGCAGACGCTCTCGCCCGACGAACTGGGCCTGGGTGTGCTCAACCTGATGCCCGACCTCGGCTAG
- a CDS encoding alkaline phosphatase PhoX: MAFSRRQFMMRTGILGLAAAAPLQALYSRAAAGQTVRGVGYGPLIPDPAGILDLPRGFKYVAFSKTGETMSDGTPVPGAHDGMAAFAGPNGAIILIRNHELSPDSDTATIAPATKLYDSLSKGGTTTLVVGPGPERKLLKHYVSLAGTYRNCAGGPTPWGSWISCEENTSTPANDTSVRVPHGYNFEVPILARGPVNPVPLKAMGRFNHEAVAVDPKTGIVYETEDNGEGLFYRFLPNRPGRLTEGGVLQALRIVGMPQAITKSGFPLNTPMAADWVTIEDFDPVEDTVAIEGFAKGAAQFSRGEGIWYGNGEFYFTCTDGGASEEGQVWRYVPGASADEGGTIELFVEPNDPEVLDNPDNIVVTPFGDLFLMEDGDATQYVVGVNPEGQLYQFARNALNENEFAGGCFSPDGKTFFVNIQTPGITFAVWGPWSS, from the coding sequence ATGGCTTTTTCGAGACGTCAATTTATGATGCGCACGGGCATCCTGGGTCTGGCCGCCGCCGCCCCACTGCAAGCGCTTTACAGCCGTGCCGCCGCCGGTCAGACGGTGCGTGGCGTCGGCTACGGTCCGCTGATTCCCGACCCGGCCGGCATCCTGGATCTGCCCCGAGGATTTAAGTATGTCGCTTTTTCCAAGACCGGTGAAACCATGAGCGACGGCACCCCGGTGCCCGGTGCCCACGACGGCATGGCCGCCTTCGCCGGCCCCAACGGTGCCATCATCCTGATTCGCAACCACGAACTGAGCCCGGACTCCGACACGGCGACCATCGCCCCGGCCACTAAGCTCTACGACTCGCTCTCCAAGGGCGGTACCACCACGCTGGTGGTCGGCCCCGGTCCCGAGCGTAAGCTGCTCAAGCACTATGTTTCGCTCGCAGGCACCTACCGCAACTGCGCGGGCGGCCCCACCCCCTGGGGTTCGTGGATCAGCTGCGAGGAAAACACCTCCACCCCGGCCAACGACACCAGCGTCCGGGTTCCCCACGGCTATAACTTCGAAGTGCCGATTCTGGCCCGCGGCCCCGTCAACCCGGTGCCCCTCAAGGCGATGGGCCGCTTCAACCACGAGGCGGTCGCCGTCGATCCGAAGACCGGCATCGTCTACGAGACCGAGGATAACGGCGAAGGCCTGTTCTACCGCTTCCTGCCCAACCGTCCCGGCCGTTTGACCGAAGGCGGCGTGCTGCAGGCTCTGCGCATCGTCGGCATGCCCCAGGCGATCACCAAGTCCGGTTTCCCGCTCAACACCCCGATGGCCGCCGACTGGGTGACCATCGAGGACTTCGACCCGGTCGAAGACACCGTCGCCATCGAAGGCTTCGCCAAGGGTGCCGCCCAGTTCTCGCGCGGCGAAGGCATCTGGTACGGCAACGGTGAATTTTACTTCACCTGCACCGACGGCGGTGCTTCTGAAGAGGGTCAAGTCTGGCGCTACGTGCCGGGTGCGTCGGCGGACGAAGGCGGCACGATCGAACTGTTCGTGGAGCCCAACGATCCCGAAGTGCTCGACAACCCCGACAACATCGTGGTCACCCCCTTCGGTGATTTGTTCTTGATGGAAGACGGCGACGCCACCCAGTACGTTGTCGGAGTCAACCCCGAGGGCCAACTCTACCAGTTCGCCCGCAACGCGCTCAACGAAAACGAATTTGCCGGCGGCTGCTTCTCGCCCGATGGCAAGACGTTCTTCGTCAACATCCAGACCCCCGGCATCACCTTCGCCGTCTGGGGACCCTGGTCCAGCTAA
- a CDS encoding tyrosine-type recombinase/integrase codes for MNLRDAVEHWLDHLIAARSLAGNTLKAYQRDLEEFARFVESEHLDWQTFGATGTHHFAQILQKTHTPRSAARKLSALRTFYRHALVQGWAGGVPPACTRTLPSAERGLPRILSVAQTEKLIESAASPLESAVLELLYATGLKAGELCELRVRDVAFAEAYLSVQPAASQPRVVPVGEPALAAVEAYLGSEPVLPERWLFVGRQNRPLNRFHIYRIVREAAARSAIDWPVTPDTLRHSFAVHLLEGGADLATVRELLGHASLATTGIYTRLARNYAVGRPRADSTPNHPG; via the coding sequence ATGAATCTGCGCGATGCTGTCGAGCACTGGCTCGATCATCTGATTGCCGCACGTTCCCTGGCGGGCAACACCCTCAAAGCCTACCAGCGCGATCTCGAAGAGTTCGCCCGCTTTGTGGAGAGCGAGCACCTCGACTGGCAGACCTTTGGAGCCACAGGCACCCACCACTTCGCCCAGATTCTGCAAAAAACGCATACTCCGCGCTCGGCGGCGCGCAAGCTTTCGGCCCTGCGCACTTTTTATCGCCACGCCCTGGTGCAGGGCTGGGCAGGGGGCGTGCCTCCCGCCTGCACCCGCACCCTGCCGTCCGCCGAGCGCGGCCTGCCGCGCATCCTGAGCGTCGCTCAAACCGAAAAGCTCATCGAGAGCGCGGCTTCGCCACTGGAATCGGCGGTGCTCGAATTGCTCTACGCCACCGGGCTCAAAGCGGGGGAGCTGTGCGAATTGCGGGTGCGGGATGTGGCTTTTGCCGAAGCTTATCTAAGCGTCCAACCGGCCGCTTCCCAGCCGCGGGTGGTACCGGTGGGAGAACCAGCCCTGGCCGCTGTCGAAGCTTATCTGGGGAGCGAACCTGTCCTGCCCGAGCGCTGGTTGTTCGTGGGTCGCCAGAATCGCCCCCTTAACCGATTCCACATCTACCGGATCGTGCGGGAGGCGGCGGCGCGCTCGGCGATCGACTGGCCGGTTACCCCCGACACCCTGCGCCACAGTTTTGCTGTGCATCTGCTTGAGGGCGGCGCGGATCTGGCTACCGTCCGCGAACTTTTGGGCCACGCGAGCCTTGCAACCACCGGAATCTACACCCGCCTCGCCCGCAATTACGCAGTCGGCCGTCCGCGGGCCGACAGTACGCCAAACCATCCCGGATAA
- a CDS encoding PIN domain-containing protein, protein MTRKVAYTLAPQPAARIIADLSSWPVHRPGVEDILYAVALQERFAISFWDAMLFSSAQQLQCEVLWSEDLNTGQLYGRTRVYNPF, encoded by the coding sequence ATGACCCGCAAAGTAGCCTATACCCTTGCACCACAGCCAGCGGCCAGAATCATTGCCGACTTGTCCAGTTGGCCTGTGCATCGTCCGGGAGTGGAGGATATTCTCTACGCTGTCGCTCTACAGGAACGCTTTGCGATTTCCTTCTGGGATGCCATGCTCTTTTCCAGTGCGCAGCAGTTGCAGTGTGAAGTTCTATGGTCTGAGGATCTCAACACAGGGCAACTTTATGGGCGGACCCGTGTGTACAATCCGTTTTGA
- a CDS encoding alkaline phosphatase PhoX, translating into MDPVPLKAMGRFTHEAAVVDPKTGIVYMTEDMDTGLFYRFVPKQPGRLRAGGTLEALRIPSMPKAYTGKDFPLNTPMAVDWVTIEDFDPVDDTVRVEGFDKGAAIFAGGEGACFAKGEVFFSASNGGSAELGQIWRHTPGRNAAEGGTLELFVEPNDDALLDGPDNIVLAPFGDLFVCEDGEGTEFVRGITPEGKLYSFARNALNGFEFTGASFSPDGKTFFVNI; encoded by the coding sequence GTGGACCCGGTGCCCCTCAAGGCGATGGGCCGCTTCACCCACGAGGCGGCGGTGGTGGACCCCAAGACCGGCATCGTCTACATGACCGAGGACATGGACACGGGTTTGTTTTACCGCTTCGTGCCCAAACAGCCGGGACGGTTGCGCGCAGGGGGTACCCTTGAGGCCCTGCGCATCCCTTCGATGCCCAAGGCGTATACCGGCAAAGATTTTCCGCTCAATACGCCCATGGCGGTCGATTGGGTGACGATCGAAGATTTTGACCCGGTGGATGACACGGTGCGCGTCGAAGGCTTCGACAAAGGGGCGGCGATCTTTGCCGGGGGCGAAGGGGCCTGTTTTGCAAAAGGCGAGGTGTTCTTCAGCGCCAGCAACGGCGGCAGCGCCGAGTTGGGCCAGATCTGGCGCCACACGCCGGGGCGCAATGCCGCAGAAGGCGGCACGCTCGAACTGTTTGTCGAACCGAACGACGACGCGCTTCTCGATGGACCGGACAACATCGTGCTGGCTCCTTTTGGGGATCTGTTCGTCTGCGAGGATGGCGAAGGCACCGAGTTCGTGCGGGGGATCACCCCCGAAGGCAAGCTCTACTCCTTCGCCCGCAATGCCCTCAACGGTTTTGAGTTCACGGGCGCTTCTTTTTCGCCGGACGGCAAGACCTTCTTCGTCAACATCTAG
- the cbiB gene encoding adenosylcobinamide-phosphate synthase CbiB → MPSALVFGCAFLLDGLLGDPPRLYHPVQAMGAVIASVQRWGLSRIQSPGGRRLLGVGLTVGLAGGSAAGGWALIVLAADIQPWLGGVVEVVLMAACFATRSLAEAAGAVAIALAAGDLPTARRVLSRYVGRDTEDLGEAEIARAVVETVAENTTDGVTAPLFYAALGGAPLALAFKAVSTLDSMIGYRDEPYTHFGWFAARSDDWLNWMPARLTALTVAILSGRPGRVIAIVRRDAHRDPSPNSGVSIAAYAGALDIQLGGLNRYRGIIKKKPTLGDAHLPLDPQTIRRSVGLLWRTAAVWAGVSVVLLVVAHG, encoded by the coding sequence ATGCCCTCCGCCCTGGTCTTTGGCTGCGCCTTTTTGCTCGACGGGCTGCTGGGCGATCCGCCCCGCCTCTACCACCCGGTGCAGGCGATGGGAGCGGTGATTGCCTCGGTCCAGCGTTGGGGACTGTCTCGCATCCAATCCCCGGGCGGTCGCCGCCTTCTGGGGGTGGGGCTCACGGTGGGGCTCGCCGGGGGCAGTGCGGCGGGTGGCTGGGCGCTGATCGTCCTGGCGGCAGACATTCAGCCCTGGTTGGGGGGGGTGGTCGAAGTGGTGCTGATGGCGGCGTGCTTTGCCACGCGCAGTCTGGCGGAGGCGGCCGGAGCCGTGGCAATCGCCCTTGCCGCCGGGGATCTGCCCACGGCGCGACGGGTTTTGTCGCGCTACGTAGGGCGCGATACCGAGGATCTGGGCGAGGCCGAAATCGCCCGGGCGGTGGTGGAGACGGTGGCTGAGAATACCACGGACGGGGTGACCGCTCCGCTTTTTTACGCCGCCCTGGGCGGAGCGCCCCTGGCCCTAGCCTTCAAGGCGGTGAGCACCCTCGATTCGATGATCGGTTACCGCGATGAGCCCTACACCCACTTCGGCTGGTTCGCCGCGCGCAGCGACGACTGGCTCAACTGGATGCCGGCGAGGCTCACCGCCCTGACGGTCGCCATACTCTCGGGCCGCCCCGGCCGGGTCATCGCGATCGTGCGCCGCGACGCCCACCGCGATCCGAGCCCCAACTCGGGGGTGAGCATCGCGGCCTACGCGGGTGCTCTGGATATACAACTGGGCGGCTTGAACCGTTACCGGGGCATTATAAAGAAGAAACCGACCCTGGGCGATGCGCACTTGCCCCTGGACCCCCAGACGATTCGGCGCTCCGTCGGACTGCTATGGCGAACGGCGGCGGTGTGGGCCGGGGTGAGCGTGGTGTTGTTGGTGGTAGCGCATGGGTAG